The Streptomyces nitrosporeus genome includes a window with the following:
- a CDS encoding ABC transporter permease, translating into MTWLRDLGLGIRFAAAGGREGWARTALTAVGVGLGVALLLVASSVPHLLDQRSARNDGRKEAGSSLGAPVPESDSTVLRTDAETEYRGQAVGGFLMRAEGPDPVLPPGVAHFPAPGEMAVSPALRELLASPEGELLRERLPYEITSVIGDQGLLSPGELYFYAGSDTLALATDSRRVAGYGRGGEGEPLSPILVMLVIIICVVLLVPVAIFIATAVRFGGERRDRRLAALRLVGTDIRQTRRIAAGEALFGSVLGLLAGTVFFLVGRRFVGRVELWNHSAFPSDLVPAPWAAALVAVAVPLAAVLVTLAAMRSVVVEPLGVVRRGGDRRRRLWWRLFVPAAGLAVLGATGQVDEFTPVNPYPIAAGAVLVLVGLALLLPWLVEAVVKLLGGGPLSWQLAVRRLRLSSGSASRAVSGITVAVAGAVALQMLFAAVGDEFDSMTGQDPSRAQFHTYSGQVDGDSATRTIAAFEATEGVEAVIGTVETYAMKPGKPENEEDIQPITSLTVGDCATLRELARIGSCEEGDTFVAHPENDKEQADWIDETARKGERVELNPMVGDEPGAKSVLWTLPAGTRTVTAGLDPLGKEHWGILATAGALDPKILPTAQTVTQIRIDESVPDASEHVRNTAARIDPGMRVATLTATYRDRQYASVQTGLRFGAVATLLLIAVSMLVSQLEQLRERKRLLAVLVAFGTKRSTLGWSVLWQTALPVAVGLLAAVAGGLGLGWVLTWMLAKTVTQWFLFWPLAGAGAVLVAGVTLLSLPPLWRMMRPDGLRTE; encoded by the coding sequence ATGACCTGGCTGCGGGACCTCGGCCTGGGCATACGGTTCGCGGCGGCGGGCGGGCGTGAGGGCTGGGCGCGGACCGCGCTCACCGCCGTCGGCGTCGGGCTGGGCGTGGCGCTGCTGCTGGTCGCCTCGTCCGTACCGCATCTGCTCGACCAGCGGTCCGCGCGGAACGACGGGCGCAAGGAGGCCGGGTCCTCGCTCGGCGCGCCCGTACCGGAATCGGACAGCACGGTCCTGAGGACCGACGCGGAGACCGAGTACCGCGGTCAGGCCGTCGGCGGGTTCCTGATGCGGGCGGAAGGGCCGGATCCCGTCCTCCCGCCCGGGGTCGCGCACTTCCCCGCCCCCGGCGAGATGGCGGTCTCCCCCGCGCTGCGGGAGCTGCTGGCCTCGCCCGAGGGCGAACTCCTGCGGGAGCGGCTGCCGTACGAGATCACCTCGGTCATCGGTGACCAGGGGCTGCTCTCGCCCGGCGAGCTGTACTTCTACGCGGGCAGCGACACCCTCGCCCTGGCCACCGACAGCCGCCGGGTGGCCGGTTACGGGCGCGGCGGGGAGGGCGAACCGCTCAGCCCGATCCTGGTGATGCTGGTCATCATCATCTGCGTGGTGCTGCTGGTGCCGGTGGCGATCTTCATCGCCACGGCCGTGCGGTTCGGCGGTGAGCGCCGGGACCGCAGGCTGGCCGCGCTGCGGCTGGTGGGGACGGACATCCGGCAGACCCGCCGGATCGCCGCGGGCGAGGCCCTGTTCGGTTCGGTGCTGGGGCTGCTGGCCGGGACGGTGTTCTTCCTGGTGGGACGGCGGTTCGTGGGCCGGGTGGAGCTGTGGAACCACAGCGCCTTCCCGTCCGACCTGGTGCCCGCGCCCTGGGCGGCGGCCCTGGTCGCCGTCGCCGTACCGCTCGCCGCGGTGCTGGTCACGCTGGCCGCCATGCGCTCGGTGGTCGTCGAACCTCTGGGGGTCGTGCGCCGCGGCGGCGACCGCAGGCGCCGGCTGTGGTGGCGCCTGTTCGTCCCCGCCGCGGGGCTGGCGGTGCTCGGGGCGACCGGCCAGGTGGACGAGTTCACCCCCGTCAACCCCTATCCGATCGCGGCCGGAGCGGTCCTGGTCCTGGTCGGTCTGGCCCTGCTGCTGCCCTGGCTGGTCGAGGCGGTGGTGAAATTGCTGGGCGGCGGCCCGCTGTCCTGGCAGCTCGCCGTCCGCCGGCTCCGGCTGAGCAGCGGGTCCGCCTCACGGGCCGTCAGCGGCATCACCGTCGCGGTGGCGGGTGCGGTGGCCCTGCAGATGCTGTTCGCGGCCGTCGGTGACGAGTTCGACTCGATGACGGGCCAGGATCCCTCGCGGGCCCAGTTCCACACCTACTCCGGGCAGGTCGACGGGGACTCGGCCACCCGGACCATCGCGGCCTTCGAGGCCACCGAGGGCGTCGAAGCCGTCATCGGCACCGTGGAGACGTACGCCATGAAGCCGGGGAAGCCGGAGAACGAGGAGGACATCCAGCCCATCACCTCCCTGACCGTCGGCGACTGCGCGACCCTGAGGGAACTGGCCCGGATCGGCTCCTGCGAGGAGGGGGACACCTTCGTCGCCCACCCCGAGAACGACAAGGAGCAGGCCGACTGGATCGACGAGACCGCCCGCAAGGGCGAGCGGGTCGAGCTCAACCCGATGGTGGGCGACGAGCCCGGCGCGAAGTCGGTGCTCTGGACCCTGCCCGCGGGCACCCGCACGGTGACGGCCGGTCTCGACCCGCTCGGCAAGGAGCACTGGGGCATCCTCGCGACGGCGGGGGCGCTGGACCCGAAGATCCTGCCGACCGCGCAGACGGTCACGCAGATCCGGATCGACGAGAGCGTGCCGGACGCCTCGGAGCACGTCCGCAACACCGCCGCCCGGATCGACCCGGGGATGCGGGTCGCCACTCTCACGGCCACGTACAGGGACCGGCAGTACGCGAGTGTGCAGACCGGCCTGCGGTTCGGCGCGGTGGCGACGCTCCTGCTGATCGCGGTCTCGATGCTGGTCTCGCAGCTGGAGCAGCTGCGGGAGCGCAAGCGGCTGCTGGCGGTGCTGGTCGCCTTCGGCACGAAGCGTTCCACGCTGGGCTGGTCGGTGCTCTGGCAGACCGCCCTTCCGGTGGCCGTGGGTCTGCTGGCCGCTGTCGCGGGCGGCCTGGGGCTGGGGTGGGTGCTGACCTGGATGCTGGCGAAGACGGTGACCCAGTGGTTCCTGTTCTGGCCGCTGGCGGGGGCCGGAGCGGTGCTCGTCGCGGGGGTGACACTGCTCTCGCTGCCGCCGCTGTGGCGGATGATGCGCCCGGACGGTCTGCGTACGGAGTGA
- a CDS encoding hydrogen peroxide-inducible genes activator yields the protein MGYVNQPNRPKQPSLSQLRAFAAVAEHLHFRDAAAAIGMSQPALSGAVSALEVALGVQLLERTTRKVLLSPAGERLAVRAGAVLEALADLMEEAEAVRAPFTGVLRLGVIPTVAPYLLPTVLTLVHDRYPELDLQVHEEQTSSLLDGLGAGRLDLLLLAVPLGVSGVTELPLFDEDFVLVMERGNRLGGRGDIPRDALQDLPLLLLDEGHCLRDQALDICREAGRTEGAPVTTTAAGLSTLVQLVAGGLGVTLLPRTAVKIETARNDALDTGYFTEPAPSRRIALAVRTGTARHAEFEEFAAALREALSALPVRVVAEG from the coding sequence GTGGGATACGTAAATCAGCCCAACCGGCCCAAACAGCCGAGCCTGTCGCAGCTGCGCGCCTTCGCGGCCGTGGCGGAGCACCTGCACTTCCGGGACGCGGCGGCAGCCATCGGCATGAGCCAGCCGGCGCTCTCCGGGGCGGTTTCCGCGCTGGAGGTGGCACTGGGTGTCCAGCTGCTCGAGCGTACGACGCGCAAGGTGCTGCTGTCTCCCGCCGGGGAACGCCTCGCCGTGCGGGCCGGCGCCGTACTGGAGGCGCTCGCCGATCTGATGGAGGAGGCGGAGGCGGTACGGGCGCCGTTCACCGGGGTGCTCAGGCTCGGCGTGATCCCGACCGTCGCCCCCTACCTGCTGCCGACCGTCCTCACCCTGGTCCACGACCGCTACCCGGAACTCGACCTCCAGGTACACGAGGAGCAGACCTCCTCGCTGCTGGACGGACTGGGCGCCGGGCGCCTGGACCTGCTGCTGCTCGCGGTGCCGCTCGGAGTGTCCGGCGTCACCGAACTCCCGCTTTTCGACGAGGACTTCGTGCTCGTCATGGAGCGGGGCAACCGGCTGGGCGGACGCGGGGACATCCCGCGTGACGCCTTGCAGGACCTGCCGCTGCTGCTCCTCGACGAGGGGCACTGCCTGCGCGACCAGGCCCTGGACATCTGCCGCGAGGCCGGCCGCACCGAAGGCGCCCCGGTCACCACGACCGCCGCGGGCCTCTCGACCCTCGTACAGCTCGTCGCGGGCGGACTCGGCGTGACACTGCTGCCGCGCACCGCGGTGAAGATCGAGACGGCACGCAACGACGCCCTGGACACCGGGTACTTCACCGAACCGGCGCCCTCCCGGCGTATCGCGCTGGCCGTACGGACCGGCACCGCTCGGCACGCCGAGTTCGAGGAGTTCGCGGCAGCGCTGCGCGAGGCGCTGAGCGCCCTGCCGGTGCGGGTCGTGGCGGAGGGCTGA
- a CDS encoding peroxiredoxin → MLTVGDKFPEFDLTACVSLESGKEFEQINHKTYEGKWKIVFAWPKDFTFVCPTEIAAFGKLNDEFADRDAQVLGFSGDSEFVHHAWRKDHPDLTDLPFPMMADSKHELMRDLGIEGEDGFAQRAVFIVDQNNEIQFTMVTAGSVGRNPKEVLRVLDALQTDELCPCNWTKGENTLDPVALLSGE, encoded by the coding sequence GTGCTCACTGTCGGTGACAAGTTCCCCGAGTTCGACCTGACCGCTTGTGTGTCGCTGGAGAGCGGCAAGGAGTTCGAGCAGATCAACCACAAGACCTACGAGGGCAAGTGGAAGATCGTCTTCGCGTGGCCGAAGGACTTCACCTTCGTGTGCCCGACGGAGATCGCGGCCTTCGGCAAGCTGAACGACGAGTTCGCCGACCGTGACGCCCAGGTCCTCGGCTTCTCCGGTGACTCCGAGTTCGTGCACCACGCCTGGCGCAAGGACCACCCGGACCTGACCGACCTGCCCTTCCCGATGATGGCCGACTCGAAGCACGAGCTCATGCGTGACCTCGGCATCGAGGGCGAGGACGGCTTCGCCCAGCGCGCCGTCTTCATCGTCGACCAGAACAACGAGATCCAGTTCACGATGGTGACCGCCGGTTCCGTGGGCCGTAACCCCAAGGAGGTCCTGCGGGTCCTCGACGCCCTGCAGACCGACGAGCTGTGCCCGTGCAACTGGACCAAGGGCGAGAACACCCTCGACCCGGTCGCGCTCCTGTCGGGCGAGTGA
- a CDS encoding alkyl hydroperoxide reductase yields MALDELKSAIPDYAKDLKLNLGSVIGNSDLPQQQLWGTVLACAIASRSPKVLRELEPEAKANLSAEAYTAAKSAAAVMAMNNVFYRTRHLLSDPEYGTLRAGLRMNVIGNPGVEKADFELWSFAVSAINGCGQCLDSHEQVLRKAGLDRETIQEAAKIAAVIQAVGVTLDSEAVLAQ; encoded by the coding sequence ATGGCACTCGACGAGCTGAAGTCCGCCATACCGGACTACGCCAAGGACCTGAAGCTGAACCTCGGTTCGGTCATCGGGAACAGCGACCTCCCCCAGCAGCAGCTGTGGGGCACCGTCCTGGCCTGCGCGATCGCCTCGCGCTCGCCCAAGGTGCTGCGCGAGCTGGAGCCGGAGGCCAAGGCCAACCTCTCCGCCGAGGCGTACACCGCGGCGAAGTCCGCGGCGGCCGTCATGGCGATGAACAACGTCTTCTACCGCACCCGGCACCTGCTGTCGGACCCGGAGTACGGGACCCTCCGCGCGGGTCTGCGGATGAACGTCATCGGCAACCCCGGTGTGGAGAAGGCCGACTTCGAGCTGTGGTCGTTCGCGGTCTCCGCGATCAACGGCTGCGGCCAGTGCCTGGACTCGCACGAGCAGGTGCTGCGCAAGGCCGGCCTGGACCGGGAGACCATCCAGGAGGCCGCCAAGATCGCCGCGGTGATCCAGGCGGTCGGCGTGACCCTCGACTCCGAGGCCGTGCTGGCCCAGTAG
- a CDS encoding AI-2E family transporter: MSKLPGWLGRLGAGLSDIGARLEERRARSAHPEDEDVAATSPSPEALAAAADAREAAGQADQVPRPPDYAPYVSAKPDPVAAIPWGMRVAAEAGWRLLVLAGTLWVLMRVISAVQLIVLAFTAALLVTAMLQPTVVRLKRLGLPRGLATAVTAVLGFVIIGLVGWFVVWQVMDNLDTLSDRVRDGIDELKRWLLDSPFHVTESQINDIAKNLSDTIGTNTEEITSAGLQGVTVMVEFLTGLLLAMFSTLFLLYDGKRIWQWFLKLVPTQARPGVAGAGPRAWRTLTAYVRGTVIVALIDAIFIGLGIYFLDVPMAVPLAVFIFLFAFIPLVGAVISGALAVVVALVTQGVFTALMVLIVVLAVQQIEGHILQPFILGRAVRVHPLAVVLAVAAGGVIAGIGGAVVAVPLVAVTNTVVGYLKAYGEQEAMRRVPPPHGATALATAPTPVPEPSRAGDPGPGTRDGEGTDGPAGPETPQA, translated from the coding sequence ATGTCCAAACTTCCGGGGTGGCTCGGCCGGCTGGGCGCCGGACTCAGCGATATCGGGGCACGCCTGGAAGAGCGCCGTGCCCGGAGCGCGCACCCGGAGGACGAGGACGTGGCCGCCACGAGTCCTTCCCCCGAGGCGCTGGCCGCCGCGGCCGACGCCCGGGAGGCCGCCGGACAGGCGGACCAGGTGCCGCGCCCACCGGACTACGCCCCCTACGTCTCCGCCAAGCCCGATCCGGTCGCGGCGATCCCGTGGGGCATGCGGGTCGCGGCGGAGGCCGGCTGGCGGCTGCTTGTCCTGGCGGGCACGCTCTGGGTGCTGATGCGGGTCATCAGCGCGGTGCAGCTGATCGTCCTGGCGTTCACCGCGGCCCTGCTGGTGACGGCGATGCTCCAGCCGACCGTCGTACGGCTCAAGCGGCTCGGGCTGCCCCGCGGGCTGGCGACCGCGGTCACCGCCGTGCTCGGCTTCGTGATCATCGGACTGGTCGGCTGGTTCGTGGTGTGGCAGGTGATGGACAACCTGGACACGCTCTCCGACCGGGTCCGCGACGGCATCGACGAGTTGAAGCGCTGGCTGCTGGACAGCCCGTTCCACGTCACCGAGTCGCAGATCAACGACATCGCCAAGAACCTCAGCGACACCATCGGCACCAACACCGAGGAGATCACCTCCGCCGGGCTCCAGGGCGTGACCGTGATGGTGGAGTTCCTCACCGGGCTGCTGCTGGCGATGTTCTCGACGCTCTTCCTGCTCTACGACGGCAAGCGCATCTGGCAGTGGTTCCTCAAACTGGTGCCCACCCAGGCCCGTCCGGGTGTCGCGGGCGCGGGGCCGCGTGCCTGGCGGACCCTGACGGCGTATGTGCGGGGCACGGTGATCGTCGCCCTGATCGACGCGATCTTCATCGGGCTCGGGATCTACTTCCTCGATGTGCCGATGGCGGTGCCGCTCGCCGTCTTCATCTTCCTCTTCGCCTTCATCCCGCTGGTCGGCGCCGTGATCTCCGGGGCGCTCGCCGTGGTCGTCGCGCTCGTCACCCAGGGCGTGTTCACCGCCCTGATGGTGCTCATCGTGGTGCTCGCCGTGCAGCAGATCGAGGGCCACATCCTCCAGCCCTTCATCCTCGGCCGCGCCGTGCGCGTCCACCCGCTGGCCGTCGTCCTGGCGGTCGCCGCGGGCGGCGTGATCGCCGGCATCGGCGGCGCGGTCGTCGCCGTACCGCTGGTCGCGGTGACCAACACGGTGGTCGGTTACCTCAAGGCGTACGGCGAACAGGAGGCCATGCGCCGGGTGCCGCCCCCGCACGGCGCCACCGCCCTGGCCACCGCCCCGACCCCGGTCCCGGAGCCGTCCCGCGCCGGGGACCCCGGCCCCGGCACCCGGGACGGCGAGGGGACGGACGGACCGGCGGGGCCGGAGACCCCCCAGGCGTAG
- a CDS encoding lytic transglycosylase domain-containing protein translates to MSRISVRGFAVASATAVTTVGAVVGVASGSTPAADDNNFEAAAADTTLLADIPAGQQAQVQTASLTQQADAQASAADAAAKKSAEETARVQAAKDAKSKKKAAEDKLEADRKAKEKAAEAERASRSAVRDATSFAAQGSYTVAQVQAMARQMVPADQFQCFSNIVNHESTWNYRAQNPSSGAYGLVQALPGSKMSSAGADWQTNPATQIKWGLSYMDGRYGSPCGAWSFWQANHWY, encoded by the coding sequence GTGAGCCGGATCTCGGTCCGGGGGTTCGCAGTGGCATCAGCCACCGCGGTCACCACCGTTGGCGCCGTCGTAGGCGTTGCCTCGGGCAGCACTCCCGCTGCCGATGACAACAACTTCGAGGCGGCCGCAGCCGACACCACGCTGCTCGCAGACATCCCCGCGGGCCAGCAGGCCCAGGTCCAGACCGCCTCGCTGACCCAGCAGGCCGACGCCCAGGCCTCCGCGGCCGACGCGGCCGCGAAGAAGTCGGCCGAGGAGACGGCCCGCGTCCAGGCGGCCAAGGACGCCAAGTCCAAGAAGAAGGCCGCCGAGGACAAGCTGGAGGCCGATCGCAAGGCCAAGGAGAAGGCGGCGGAGGCCGAGCGTGCGAGCCGGTCCGCCGTCCGCGACGCCACCTCCTTCGCCGCGCAGGGCTCCTACACCGTGGCCCAGGTACAGGCGATGGCCCGGCAGATGGTCCCCGCCGACCAGTTCCAGTGCTTCAGCAACATCGTGAACCACGAGTCCACCTGGAACTACCGGGCGCAGAACCCTTCCTCCGGTGCGTACGGGCTCGTCCAGGCACTGCCCGGCTCGAAGATGTCCTCCGCCGGCGCCGACTGGCAGACCAACCCCGCCACCCAGATCAAGTGGGGCCTCAGCTACATGGACGGCCGCTACGGCAGCCCCTGCGGCGCCTGGTCCTTCTGGCAGGCCAACCACTGGTACTAG